In a single window of the Acetivibrio clariflavus DSM 19732 genome:
- a CDS encoding carbohydrate-binding protein, whose product MQKRIVSLVLALACFFTLAKATTVTTSAAPPSGFDQYRSNIPHGKVEEITYYSTTTKTNRKATVYTPPGYTTSQKYNVLYLLHGIGGDHQEWLNGGSPQNILDNLYAENKIAPMIVVMPNGRAMADDRPIGDIYSPEKQAAFNNFQYDLINDLIPYIESKYSVAKDRENRAIAGLSMGGGQALNFGLKYMDYFAYTGGFSPAPNTQSPSALVSNPSLIREKMKVIYISCGEQDSLFSIAKGVHDYMTQVNVPHVWYQAPGNHDFVFWKDSLYQYVQLIFKNTTTPTATPTIPTNTPVPTIKSAFDKIEAENFDSKNARELSIIDTVNGGKGIGYINNGDYAVYKSVDFKNGANSFKALVASSLTSTVELRLNSPTGTLIGKLSISATGGWNNYEEQTCTISNVTGVNDLYLVFSGPVNIDWFKFDGGTNTTIGLGDLDGDGYVTSVDLALLKRHLLGMGYLTGESLAKADVNRDGDVNSLDFAYLKAAILGIIVDSPDL is encoded by the coding sequence ATGCAAAAAAGAATTGTCAGTCTTGTATTGGCTTTAGCGTGCTTTTTTACGCTGGCAAAGGCTACAACAGTGACGACGTCAGCTGCGCCACCTTCAGGATTTGACCAGTATAGGAGTAATATTCCCCATGGTAAAGTGGAAGAAATAACATATTACTCCACCACAACAAAGACTAACCGCAAAGCAACGGTTTATACTCCTCCGGGATATACAACCAGCCAAAAGTATAATGTACTTTATTTGCTGCATGGTATAGGCGGAGATCATCAAGAGTGGTTAAACGGCGGCAGTCCTCAAAACATTCTCGACAATCTCTATGCTGAAAACAAAATTGCTCCAATGATTGTAGTTATGCCAAATGGGCGCGCTATGGCAGACGACAGACCGATTGGTGATATTTATTCACCGGAGAAACAAGCAGCTTTTAATAATTTCCAATATGACCTTATAAATGACTTAATACCCTACATAGAATCCAAATACTCTGTAGCTAAAGATCGAGAAAACCGTGCAATTGCTGGACTATCAATGGGCGGAGGCCAAGCTTTAAACTTTGGATTGAAATACATGGATTATTTTGCTTATACCGGCGGATTTTCACCGGCACCGAATACTCAATCGCCGAGTGCGCTGGTATCTAATCCTTCACTTATAAGAGAAAAGATGAAAGTAATTTATATTTCATGCGGTGAACAGGATAGCTTATTCTCTATAGCTAAGGGAGTTCATGATTACATGACACAGGTGAATGTTCCACATGTTTGGTATCAAGCTCCCGGTAATCATGACTTTGTGTTCTGGAAAGATAGTTTGTATCAATATGTACAGTTAATATTTAAGAATACAACGACACCTACTGCTACACCTACAATACCGACTAATACACCAGTTCCAACTATCAAATCTGCCTTTGATAAAATTGAAGCTGAGAATTTTGACAGCAAAAACGCCAGAGAATTAAGCATAATAGATACTGTTAATGGCGGAAAAGGTATAGGTTACATTAATAATGGAGATTATGCGGTATATAAGAGTGTAGATTTTAAAAATGGTGCCAACTCATTCAAAGCTCTTGTTGCAAGTTCTCTTACTTCCACTGTTGAATTGAGGTTAAACAGTCCGACCGGTACATTAATAGGCAAGCTGTCTATTAGTGCAACAGGAGGTTGGAATAACTATGAGGAGCAAACTTGTACCATTAGCAATGTTACTGGAGTAAATGACTTATATCTTGTATTTTCCGGTCCTGTGAATATTGACTGGTTTAAATTTGATGGAGGCACTAATACGACAATAGGGCTTGGAGATTTAGATGGTGATGGGTATGTCACTTCAGTGGATTTGGCGCTGCTTAAGAGACATTTGCTTGGCATGGGCTATCTAACGGGAGAAAGTTTAGCCAAAGCTGATGTGAATCGTGATGGTGATGTAAACTCTTTGGACTTTGCATATCTTAAAGCGGCTATATTGGGAATTATAGTTGATTCACCGGATCTATAG
- a CDS encoding bifunctional riboflavin kinase/FAD synthetase, whose protein sequence is MKVIYGNNQPIEFTNPTGIGLGNFDGLHIAHMALINTLINESKQRGLESVLYSFTKHPENIIRKKLFTPLITSTGKKIKLLELTQLDYTYFEEFDEQFSRMSPETFVKDILVDRFKMKLAVAGYDYRFGYKGQGDVAYLKELGQKYNYKVITIPAIKVDDEIVSSTLIRKYVKKGDMESAFKLLGRHYSITGVVEKGKRIGNTLGFPTANIYPEEYLLMPLDGVYVTRTLLDGKIYNSITNIGNNPTFSEQKKSIETYILDYSGNIYGKDIEVFFLKKIRGEKKFNSIDELVEQIRRDIEKARQYFIDFKK, encoded by the coding sequence ATGAAAGTAATATATGGTAACAATCAACCTATAGAATTTACAAATCCTACCGGCATAGGACTGGGTAATTTTGATGGTTTGCATATTGCCCACATGGCTTTGATAAACACGCTGATAAACGAATCAAAGCAAAGAGGGCTTGAATCGGTTTTATACAGCTTTACCAAACATCCTGAAAATATTATAAGAAAAAAGCTGTTTACACCTCTGATAACTTCTACCGGCAAGAAGATAAAGCTGCTTGAACTTACCCAGCTGGATTACACATATTTTGAGGAGTTTGATGAGCAGTTTTCACGAATGAGTCCTGAAACTTTTGTAAAAGATATACTTGTGGACAGGTTTAAGATGAAATTGGCGGTTGCAGGCTATGATTACAGGTTTGGATATAAAGGACAGGGAGACGTTGCTTATCTTAAAGAACTGGGACAAAAGTACAACTACAAGGTAATAACTATTCCTGCGATTAAAGTGGACGATGAAATTGTCAGCAGCACACTTATAAGAAAATATGTTAAGAAAGGTGATATGGAGAGTGCTTTTAAGCTGTTGGGAAGGCATTATTCAATAACCGGTGTCGTTGAAAAAGGTAAACGGATAGGGAATACATTAGGTTTTCCTACTGCCAATATTTATCCGGAAGAATATCTTTTAATGCCGTTGGACGGAGTATATGTTACCCGCACGTTGTTAGACGGCAAAATATATAACAGTATAACCAATATCGGCAATAACCCGACTTTCAGTGAGCAAAAAAAGTCTATTGAGACTTATATTTTAGATTATAGCGGAAATATTTACGGAAAGGATATTGAAGTTTTTTTCCTTAAAAAAATAAGAGGTGAGAAAAAGTTTAACTCAATAGATGAGTTGGTTGAGCAGATTAGAAGAGACATTGAGAAGGCAAGACAGTATTTTATAGATTTTAAAAAGTAA
- the truB gene encoding tRNA pseudouridine(55) synthase TruB, whose amino-acid sequence MDGILNILKPPGMTSFDVVAYLRRLLKEKKIGHTGTLDPGAVGVLPVCIGKATKTIEYLTDKDKEYRAELTLGISTDTQDSYGNVLKKCDVNIEKEEIYKAIMSFVGEYNQIPPMYSAVKVEGKKLYELARDGITIERAPRKVAIHSIDIVNIKDNRVIFDVVCSKGTYIRTLCSDIGEKLGCGGHMSFLVRTRSGSFKLSDSLTLEEIYEFSKDNSIEDKLLPIEKVFDDLERIDLSDVEAKKLINGAYVKLKGENYKKGNIIRAYDDKGKFIGICEILPIKGSLLLKIKKKFG is encoded by the coding sequence GGATGGAATACTTAACATACTGAAGCCGCCAGGCATGACTTCCTTCGATGTGGTTGCGTATTTGAGAAGACTGCTTAAGGAAAAAAAGATTGGACACACAGGAACATTGGATCCGGGAGCAGTAGGGGTTTTACCGGTATGTATCGGAAAGGCCACCAAAACTATAGAGTATTTAACCGATAAAGATAAGGAATACCGTGCAGAACTTACTCTTGGTATATCCACAGACACTCAGGACAGCTATGGAAATGTTTTGAAAAAGTGTGATGTCAATATAGAGAAGGAAGAGATATATAAGGCCATAATGAGTTTTGTTGGAGAATACAATCAGATACCGCCTATGTATTCTGCTGTCAAGGTTGAGGGCAAAAAGCTTTATGAACTTGCCAGAGATGGTATTACCATAGAAAGGGCTCCGAGGAAGGTTGCCATACATTCTATAGATATCGTAAATATAAAAGATAATAGGGTAATATTCGATGTGGTATGTTCTAAAGGTACTTATATAAGAACTTTGTGTTCAGATATCGGAGAAAAGCTTGGCTGCGGAGGCCATATGTCTTTCTTGGTGAGGACAAGGTCAGGTAGTTTTAAATTGTCGGATTCCCTTACTCTTGAAGAAATATACGAGTTTTCAAAGGATAACTCTATAGAGGATAAACTGTTGCCAATTGAAAAGGTATTTGATGACTTGGAAAGAATTGATTTGAGTGATGTTGAAGCAAAAAAATTGATTAATGGGGCTTATGTTAAATTAAAGGGAGAGAACTATAAAAAAGGAAACATTATCAGAGCGTACGATGATAAAGGGAAATTTATAGGTATATGTGAAATTTTGCCTATAAAAGGCAGTTTATTGTTAAAAATTAAAAAGAAGTTTGGATAA